DNA from Daucus carota subsp. sativus chromosome 1, DH1 v3.0, whole genome shotgun sequence:
ctttTCCAACAAAAGTACACCCTGTGTAATTCTCCAACAAAAATCTCATCCTCAGCATTCCCATGATATCTATACAAATGATTGGCAGCCACTGATAATCTGATATATTTACAAGGAATCAGAAAAcagaaaattcaataaatttatattccaaCACAATCTGCAGTATTACAGCTTTTTCTTGAGACAATATTAACAGGGACAAAAAGAATGGCAAACCATATAATGAACAAATTAAAGAACCCTAATCTTATATACACTCCATAAAACTCACAAATTAATTTCCGAAAAGAGATTTTTCAAAGCAGTGGAAGGTCTTTGATTGGCTTGAATCAATGCCTTGCATTTCTAGACTGGTACAGCTCCAATTTACTATTCGCTTCTTCCAACAATGTAGCCACCGCTTCATGCTGCAAGAATGGCTGCTTCGACGCCCAAACAAGCACGGTGAGCACCTCGGCTTGAGCAAGTTCTTCGCTATCTGGTACATGAAGCGCAATGTAGCACAAGAGACTCACAGCTGAAGCCTGAACAATTTGTTCCCCAAAATACACGAGCTGGACCAGATGCTTTGCCCCTCCAGCACTGATTATTGCTTTACAGTGATTGATATGGAGATAGTTGTCAGTACAAGCAAACTTCGTCAGAGCAATGGAGGCGGCTTTAGTAATCTCAGCTTCTCCGTCATCAAGTAACTTTACTAATGGACCTATCATCCGTGTCTCTGTTGCTTTGAAAGTCCTAGCCAAATTTCCAATTGCATTAATACAGGGAACAAGCAAATCAGAATCCGCTTTCTTGATGATCACGTATAATTGATCAACAACTGCTTTACAAGCCGGGGTATTAGGCTTAAACGCTGATCTTCTCAAATCAGAATCCGTCTCTGCTACTGCTGTGATCTCCATCAACGCCATGGCAGAATTATACTTAACATCTTCCGGTCCTTTCTCTAACAACACCGCAAAACACAAAAGCGCTCTAGACTCAGTAATACTACGACAAATAGATGAATTTCCCTTGGCCAGTTGCCAAAGGGCGCGTGCTGCCATTTTCTTCATATAAGCCTTTGTAACATGATCTTCCATTTCCCTCCCCTTAATACTCGCGCCACCTAACAAAACATTCTGCTGATGCTGCAAATGATGATGATTCGTCACATTACTATTCTTAGgcttactctgaaaattaataGCCATCGTATTGGTGACAACACTATGCATCTGATTAGGATGCTTATTCCCCGCGGGATGCCTAACCAAACCATTCTTCTCATCATCATAATCAACAGGCTTATTACCACCAAcactcttctcattactcttaCTAGCCAAAACAACCGCAGCAGCATGAATGGAATTAGTCTTGTTACTTGTAATCGCGTATTTACTATGCTCCTGAACCGTCTCAAACGCCAAATGACCAACAAGCAACCGAATTATGTTATGCTGAGCAAACAAATCCTGACATTTCGGATGATGCTCAACTAACTCCGAAACAGCCCAAGCCACAACAGCTTGAACCTTCATAGGAGCATCCTTGAGTATTTTCGCGAAAACTGAACACACGCCTGCGTGAATCATATACTCCACGCTCTCGTGATCGCGGCCTAATAGCCCGATCGCCATCGCAGCATTTTCTTGTCCCTCGAGCTTCCCTTCTTTAAGTAATTTCAACAAAGGCACCACGCCGCCTTCTTCGATAATGAGCTTGCCGTATCGGTCATTATCTCGGGCCAGCGATACGAGTGAGGCCGCCGCATCAGAGCGATCATCCAAGGTGCCGCTGTACAAATTCGCGATCTGCTCCCAGATTAAACAGAGTATCGGCTCGTTGGCCGCGATGGGCGGCAGGCCGAGATACTCGTCATCCCGACTCGAGGCGGAGACGCGTAGCAGCCACGACACGTCGCCTATCGAGTTTTCGAGCTGGTTCCCCATCTTGCGGAACGCGGCGGCGGGGATGATGGTGAACACGCGCTTGATCACTCCGTTGGCGCGGCATTTCTGGATGATCGCGAGGGCTTTTTCGAGGACTTGCTCGGTGTCGTCGATGATGCGGCGCGTGGGGCGCTCGTAGAGGTCGTTGCTTGCGCGGGCGGCTTGGCGGAGGAGGGCGGCGAGTTTTTCGGTCTTGGATTTGAGCTCGGAGCAGTCTTGACGGAAGTAGGAAGTGGAGTCGTCGGAGAGTTTGATGATTTGGTCGGCGAGTTGGATGGGTTTAGCCAGAATTTCTTTCACAATTCCAGCCATGATGCTGAAGAACAAGTCAAAGGTgtttgatattttgaatttatttttgtgaGACTGAGTATATATACAGAGAGAGGGGCTCTGTTGGGACGACCAAGGTTTGTAATTCTGAACAAAATAATATCTTATGTTTCAGTCTGcaataatttttagaatttttgtacgagaaaaaaaaaagagaaatttatcaaaaatactccctccgtttcaaattacatatccattctaaaaaaattacacaATTTAAGTAAAGTGGTTGTTTCCAAATcaattgcattaaatgaccaTAACATGTGGTATGAGGTTGAtctaagaaatataaataagagatatgtggagtaggaataactttggaaatatgattttgtattgaaagttgaagtggataactaatttgaaacaattttttttttcaaaagtggacatgtaaattgaaacggagggtgtactactttttctataaaaaaaaattgcgattttactattttatggaaaaaaaatgataaagtactaattttttagaaaatatttgcaaaaataaggTTTACAACCATATACAACAAAATGCAATTTCAGTTAATTGGCCACGTAAGATTTGCAAATAGGATTGCATCTCGCTGCAAGTATGGTTGCATGTGATTGTAACGGGttgcatatattatttttacaaatattttcaaaagtttggtattttgtaaaatatttaaaaaagatgtagtattttttcaaaaaaaaatttgaactcGGGTATTTACGAGAAAACcccaaaaaatatattcatgcGGTGAATGCATCTTCCCTCCGTCTTActcatttttataatatatttctacTCTTAGACATgcactttaatatttttataaaaatagtaCTATAATCTTTTTCTcaagtttttttaataaaaatttaaatataaaatttttattcagaaaaatatttgaaataaattataaaattatacttcaCAAGATCATTAAAATACGATGTACATGATGTGTCCCCATCcgtcaatatatataattatggaaGACCGTCTAATTATCGCCTTCAACTTTAATTGGATTTATAACTGACATTATCTGGCTCAACTTAAACTTACATTTATAATAACTTATTGTGATAAGTGTCTAGATTATATTGTctgttttgataattttatattacacgtaatttatgattaaaatataataataaaataaatttgatatattagttatttgagtaatgaaattaaaatatattataaaaaaattatataaaaagataagtTAGTTT
Protein-coding regions in this window:
- the LOC108196838 gene encoding uncharacterized protein LOC108196838, with protein sequence MAGIVKEILAKPIQLADQIIKLSDDSTSYFRQDCSELKSKTEKLAALLRQAARASNDLYERPTRRIIDDTEQVLEKALAIIQKCRANGVIKRVFTIIPAAAFRKMGNQLENSIGDVSWLLRVSASSRDDEYLGLPPIAANEPILCLIWEQIANLYSGTLDDRSDAAASLVSLARDNDRYGKLIIEEGGVVPLLKLLKEGKLEGQENAAMAIGLLGRDHESVEYMIHAGVCSVFAKILKDAPMKVQAVVAWAVSELVEHHPKCQDLFAQHNIIRLLVGHLAFETVQEHSKYAITSNKTNSIHAAAVVLASKSNEKSVGGNKPVDYDDEKNGLVRHPAGNKHPNQMHSVVTNTMAINFQSKPKNSNVTNHHHLQHQQNVLLGGASIKGREMEDHVTKAYMKKMAARALWQLAKGNSSICRSITESRALLCFAVLLEKGPEDVKYNSAMALMEITAVAETDSDLRRSAFKPNTPACKAVVDQLYVIIKKADSDLLVPCINAIGNLARTFKATETRMIGPLVKLLDDGEAEITKAASIALTKFACTDNYLHINHCKAIISAGGAKHLVQLVYFGEQIVQASAVSLLCYIALHVPDSEELAQAEVLTVLVWASKQPFLQHEAVATLLEEANSKLELYQSRNARH